A DNA window from Phoenix dactylifera cultivar Barhee BC4 chromosome 13, palm_55x_up_171113_PBpolish2nd_filt_p, whole genome shotgun sequence contains the following coding sequences:
- the LOC103710106 gene encoding glucan endo-1,3-beta-D-glucosidase-like, with product MARKVEASTSFLALPFVLLLLSLAAGGAAASSQGQRTWCVAKPSSDEATLTANLNYACSQVDCKVLQRGYLCFYPDNLMSHASVAMNLYYQTRGRNYWNCHFKNSGLVTITDPSFGSCNYAYY from the exons ATGGCAAGAAAAGTAGAGGCATCCACTTCTTTCTTAGCTCTCCCTTTTGTTCTGTTACTGCTTTCCCTTGCCGCAG GGGGAGCTGCTGCATCATCACAGGGACAG AGAACTTGGTGCGTGGCCAAACCTTCATCCGATGAAGCTACTCTGACTGCAAACTTAAACTATGCTTGCTCTCAGGTGGATTGCAAGGTACTGCAAAGGGGCTATCTTTGTTTTTACCCGGACAACCTCATGTCTCATGCTTCAGTTGCTATGAACCTCTACTACCAAACCCGAGGCCGGAATTACTGGAACTGCCACTTCAAGAATTCTGGGCTCGTCACAATAACAGACCCAA GTTTTGGAAGCTGTAATTATGCATATTATTGA
- the LOC103710105 gene encoding putative disease resistance protein RGA4 gives MQPTKQTTSWMSNVEAMRRKVEIQIDMTKKVRSFFSFHNPVWFRFKMGRKLNAIVEEIEKLADEGNKFGFEVKTQPQKRDRPQTHSYVDESEVIGREEDKEKIVKLLLDHDNNQNVAVLPIVGMGGLGKTTLAQLIYKDQRVEKHFQPLIWVCVSDEFDVAKLAKAIIASATGVECKLSTMELLQRSLREVVSGKRYLLVLDDIWNEERAKWNELKTLLGTGGEGSRIVATTRSERASSIMGTLGPYHLPTLTEDDSWALFRKIAFEGGAEEPQNLVNIGEEIVKKCGRLPLAVKTLGGLMHSKSQEREWLSVRDSELWNLQDGEDGILPALRLSYSDLPSHLKQCFAFCAIFPKDYEMKKDLLIQLWMANGFIPSDGRRALEDKGHEIFNELAWRSFFQDIKEDEDHGGREYVFEPYYNTICKMHDLMHDLAHSIMGNECLSKLEPARREDISKKTRHLGESDYFTSNFHRTLNNYPNIRTLLSSLPKGPHTSIAVTADSSKPKSLRALDLHNTTITQLPMVIGYLKHLRYLDLSGTHIEALPDATSTLFNLQTLKLSSCWNLRKLPEDMRNMSSLRHLYIDRCPNLEQLPTGIGQLSSLRTLTKYIVGNDAGRRIGELNSLNLSGLLELYNLRNVRDAADAKEANLSSKHNLCSLILCWDKTQWDAPGCYTGNTHRSFEEDVLPAENAKEVLEALRPHGGLKLLTVWRYGGGSFPTWIMMDTVLLQNVVEIHLGVCTRCQHLPPLWQLPSLKFLYLFKMHNVKHICGSTIYDNASNGTVQAFPLLKRLVLHTMQSLEKWSEFKGTTEVTLVFPHLAELKIIDCPNLMTMPELPSLKTLKMEGTDMQLGLICSLTTLSSLRIQVCKTSNGTESPPLADQKKMSFRYFRSLENLYISAPEDLAPLLEEEEETRGLSSSLHQLEIKCCNWFFSPSQQSSSPLAFWKNLTSLQSLRMISCDDLVYWPEAEFRGLNSVKKIEISLCNMLVGPSHLPLSSSSSGDGELLPNLEHLLIQSCDGLQELPKLPASLRSLTVFHCPKLNSLTEDLRLLPNLEELDIVYCDGLLELPKLPASLRSLNIGFCPKINFLTEGLRHATSLESVKISNCPSLTSLPVDLGHLTALKKMDINKLPGLESLPQGLGQLAALECLSISTCSKLSSLPEGMQGLTALKKLSIKHCPRLSSLPEGLQRRLPGLQHLEIVGCPDLERQCKRGGPYWDLISRIPSTKILSERRSNFSASLSSFSCFRRPSTV, from the coding sequence ATGCAGCCTACAAAGCAGACGACATCCTGGATGAGTAATGTGGAAGCAATGCGGCGGAAGGTAGAGATTCAGATTGATATGACAAAAAAGGTGCGcagcttcttttcttttcataatccAGTCTGGTTTCGTTTTAAGATGGGGCGAAAGTTGAATGCTATTGTTGAAGAAATAGAGAAACTAGCAGACGAGGGAAATAAATTTGGTTTCGAGGTCAAAACCCAACCCCAAAAGAGGGACAGGCCACAAACCCACTCTTATGTTGATGAGTCAGAGGTCATTGGTAGGGAggaagataaagaaaaaatagtGAAGTTGTTACTTGATCATGATAACAACCAGAATGTTGCAGTCCTTCCCATAGTTGGGATGGGGGGTTTGGGTAAGACCACACTGGCCCAATTGATTTACAAAGATCAGAGGGTGGAGAAACATTTCCAGCCGCTCATATGGGTCTGTGTGTCGGATGAGTTCGATGTTGCAAAACTTGCTAAAGCAATAATAGCTTCAGCCACAGGAGTTGAGTGCAAGCTATCAACCATGGAGTTGTTACAACGCAGCCTTCGAGAAGTTGTAAGTGGGAAGAGGTACTTACTTGTATTAGATGATATTTGGAATGAGGAACGGGCAAAGTGGAACGAGCTAAAAACTTTACTTGGAACTGGTGGAGAAGGGAGTAGGATTGTTGCGACTACACGAAGTGAGCGGGCATCGTCGATAATGGGTACCCTCGGCCCTTATCACCTACCGACTTTGACTGAGGATGATTCTTGGGCATTGTTTAGGAAGATAGCATTCGAAGGGGGAGCCGAAGAGCCTCAAAATCTCGTAAACATCGGCGAGGAGATTGTCAAGAAATGTGGTCGGTTGCCTCTGGCAGTGAAGACACTGGGAGGCTTAATGCATTCCAAGAGCCAGGAAAGGGAATGGTTGTCCGTGAGGGATAGCGAGCTTTGGAATCTGCAGGACGGTGAAGATGGGATCTTGCCAGCACTAAGGTTGAGCTACAGTGATTTGCCTTCCCATTTAAAACAATGCTTTGCTTTTTGTGCCATATTTCCGAAGGATTATGAGATGAAAAAGGATCTGTTGATTCAACTATGGATGGCTAACGGATTCATTCCATCCGATGGAAGAAGGGCGTTGGAGGACAAAGGGCATGAGATTTTTAATGAGTTGGCTTGGCGATCTTTCTTTCAGGATATCAAGGAAGATGAGGATCACGGTGGTCGCGAATACGTCTTTGAACCTTATTATAACACAATATGCAAGATGCATGACCTCATGCACGATCTGGCACACTCCATTATGGGGAACGAATGCCTTAGCAAgctggaacccgccaggcgggAAGATATATCTAAGAAAACCCGTCACTTGGGTGAATCTGATTATTTTACATCGAACTTTCATAGGACCTTGAATAATTATCCAAATATTCGCACTCTCCTGTCCTCCTTACCAAAAGGACCCCATACTAGTATTGCAGTGACTGCGGATTCGTCAAAGCCGAAGTCCTTGAGAGCATTGGATCTACATAATACTACTATCACACAATTGCCTATGGTAATTGGATATTTGAAACATCTGAGATACCTCGACCTCTCTGGTACCCATATTGAAGCATTACCGGATGCCACCAGCACACTTTTCAATCTACAAACTCTGAAACTCTCTAGCTGCTGGAATCTGCGTAAGCTGCCCGAAGACATGAGAAATATGAGTAGCCTGAGGCATCTCTACATTGACAGATGTCCTAATCTGGAGCAGCTACCAACAGGTATCGGGCAATTGAGTAGCCTGCGAACATTGACCAAATACATCGTAGGCAATGATGCTGGAAGGCGTATAGGTGAGTTGAATAGCTTAAATCTCAGTGGCCTTCTAGAGCTGTATAACCTGAGAAATGTGAGGGATGCAGCAGATGCTAAAGAAGCTAATCTTAGTTCCAAACATAACCTTTGCTCATTAATATTATGCTGGGATAAGACTCAGTGGGATGCCCCAGGCTGCTATACAGGAAATACCCATCGTTCTTTCGAAGAAGATGTTTTGCCAGCAGAAAACGCAAAAGAGGTGTTGGAAGCCCTTAGACCTCATGGTGGCTTAAAACTGCTGACAGTATGGCGCTATGGGGGTGGCAGCTTTCCAACGTGGATAATGATGGACACCGTATTGCTACAAAATGTTGTTGAAATTCATCTGGGAGTTTGCACAAGATGCCAACATCTCCCGCCTTTGTGGCAGCTCCCTTCTCTTAAATTTCTCTACTTGTTTAAGATGCATAACGTCAAGCACATTTGCGGTAGCACCATCTACGACAATGCAAGTAATGGCACAGTGCAAGCATTCCCCTTACTGAAAAGACTGGTGTTGCATACGATGCAGAGCTTGGAGAAGTGGTCAGAGTTTAAAGGAACTACAGAGGtcacgttggttttccctcacCTTGCTGAGCTTAAGATCATTGATTGCCCAAATTTGATGACCATGCCAGAGCTACCATCTCTCAAAACTTTAAAAATGGAAGGAACTGATATGCAGTTGGGCTTGATCTGTAGTCTGACGACACTCTCTTCCCTTAGAATTCAAGTCTGTAAAACGAGCAATGGTACAGAGTCGCCTCCTCTTGCTGATCAGAAGAAAATGTCTTTCAGGTATTTCAGATCTcttgaaaatttatatattaGTGCACCGGAGGATCTAGCACCattgctggaggaggaggaggagacgagAGGGCTAAGCTCGTCCCTGCATCAGTTGGAGATTAAATGCTGCAATTGGTTTTTCTCACCATCACAGCAGTCATCATCACCTTTGGCGTTTTGGAAGAACCTTACTTCTCTCCAATCTTTGCGCATGATTTCTTGTGATGATCTGGTCTACTGGCCGGAGGCGGAGTTCCGTGGCTTGAACTCAGTGAAGAAGATAGAAATCTCACTTTGCAACATGTTGGTTGGCCCGTCACATTTGCCATTATCCTCGTCATCATCAGGGGACGGAGAGCTCCTACCAAACCTGGAACATCTGCTTATTCAAAGTTGCGACGGTCTGCAGGAATTGCCCAAGTTGCCTGCATCCCTCAGATCACTGACTGTCTTCCACTGCCCCAAATTGAATTCTTTGACGGAAGACCTGCGACTCCTACCAAACCTGGAAGAGCTGGATATTGTCTATTGTGATGGTCTGCTGGAATTGCCCAAGTTGCCTGCTTCCCTCAGATCACTGAATATTGGCTTCTGCCCCAAAATAAATTTCTTGACGGAAGGCCTGCGACATGCCACCTCTCTTGAGAGtgtcaaaatttcaaattgcCCAAGCCTGACTTCTCTACCGGTAGATCTGGGGCACCTAACAGCACTCAAGAAGATGGATATCAACAAGCTTCCTGGCTTGGAATCTTTGCCACAAGGGCTGGGACAGCTTGCTGCACTCGAATGTCTGAGCATCAGCACGTGCAGCAAATTGTCATCTCTGCCAGAAGGGATGCAGGGCCTCACTGCCCTTAAGAAGCTGTCTATTAAACATTGCCCTCGGCTGTCATCACTCCCAGAAGGTCTACAACGACGACTCCCTGGCCTTCAGCATCTAGAAATTGTAGGGTGCCCCGACCTGGAGAGACAGTGTAAGAGAGGAGGACCATATTGGGACCTTATCTCACGCATCCCCAGTACCAAAATATTATCTGAGAGGAGGAGCAACTTCAGCGCatccctttcttccttttcttgctTTAGAAGACCATCTACAGTTTAA